The following proteins come from a genomic window of Malus domestica chromosome 02, GDT2T_hap1:
- the LOC103400954 gene encoding uncharacterized protein, translating into MSSRAVEDDALAKAARAVEALYLLRDTYFPADPDDKISRLNIDSDLALNLLDSIPLGTDNEAELVDESIQHAKEAITLDVKDGNSLCIPKCCKCLKKRMKECSPIQTYILTVPLFSLGFYGQLRICSLTFDIGIQISISLLS; encoded by the exons ATGAGCAGTCGAGCAGTGGAAGACGACGCACTGGCCAAAGCCGCAAGAGCTGTCGAAGCTCTTTACCTCCTCCGAGACACCTACTTTCCGGCCGACCCGGATGACAAAATCTCCAGATTAAACATCGATTCCGATCTTGCCCTCAACCTCCTCGATTCCATTCCTCTTG GTACCGACAATGAGGCAGAACTTGTTGATGAAAGCATTCAACATGCCAAGGAAGCCATAACTCTTGATGTCAAGGATGGCAATTCATTGT GCATACCAAAATGCTGCAAGTGCTTAAA GAAAAGGATGAAAGAATGCAGTCCAATCCAGACCTATATTTTAACTGTGCCACT TTTCTCCCTTGGATTCTATGGTCAGTTGCGTATTTGTAGTTTGACTTTTGATATCGGAATTCAGATTTCAATTAGCTTGCTCAGTTAG